The nucleotide sequence CGGTGGATGCCCACCAGGGCAGGTGGTCGATTCGTGGGGCCTCGGCGCCGGTTGTGTCGAAGGATGAGGGGACCGGCCCCGAACGCATCGGTTCGAGAACGTCTTTGGCCGCTTCGATATCGGCGGCCTCGACGAGCAGGTTGATCGGCAGCCCCGGCCAGGTCCCTCCCGCATCGTCCGCGAGGAGCAACGCCGGGATTCCTTCGGACTCGAGAGACGCGCGAGCCAGTTCCGCCTCCACTCTGTGTGAGAACCTCGCGACGCGTGTCATGTCCGCCATGGGGCAACCATACCGGCTCGTCGGTGTTCTGCCGGCGCTGATACCGTGGCGACATGGATGTTCCGGCTCTCCGAGCACTGCTCGATACCATCGCGCCGTTCGACGACCGTGAGGCGGGCTATCGCGATCGTATCATGGCGCTTCTCGGAGGGTTGGCCGATCCCTTCTCGCGTACGCAGTTCGAGCCGGGGCATGTCACTGCAAGCGGCTTCGTTCTTTCGCCTGATCGCAGCGCCATCCTGCTGGTGTTGCATCGAAAGCTGGGACGGTGGCTGCAACCCGGCGGTCATATCGAACCCGGCGATCAGGATATCGTCGCTGCCCAGAGGCGAGAGATAGAGGAAGAGACCGGCATCTGCGACCTGCAATGGCAGGGAGTGCTCGACCTGGACGTCCACACCTTTCCGCGGCGAGGCGATGATCCTGCGCACGAGCACTTCGACGTCCGCTCTGTGTTCGTGTCTGGCGACCGGGGAGCCGTGGCTGGAGACGGTACCGACGATGTACGGTGGTTTCGCTTCGATGAGATCCCACGAGGAGACCTTTCGATCACGCGCCCCATCGCGAAACTGCGTTCGCTGGTGACCGATGACTGATGACCGATAACCGGCAGCCGACTGGTACGCTCGTCGGGCCATGCTGCAACAGATGCTGCGCGCAGCCCGACTCGACCGGCGCGTCTACACGGAGCTCATATTCGATGACTACGCGACCGGTAACGCGATCATGGTCGTCGCCGGCGTGTATGCCCTCATCGCTCTGGCATCGGCCTTCTCGGGGATCCCCGGTATCAGCCTGACCGGCGTGCTACTCGTCGTGTTCGGCGGTGTCATCGGCTGGCTGGTGATCGGTGGCGCGCTCTGGATGGCCGGCGTGAAGCTGCTGGACGGGGAGGCGAGATTCCAGACCGTGGTCCGGCTCGTCGGATTCGCGCACACGCCTTTGATCATCGTGGCGATCGCTCTGCCGTTGCCGTCGCCGGTGAGCACGGCTGTAGCGATTGTCGCACTCGTCTGGTTCTTCGCCGCGGTGACTGCGGCCGCGCAGGTCCTCTTCGACTTCGAGCGAGGGCGCTCGGCGAGCGCAGCGCTGCTGGCGGTTGCGGTCTGGTGGGTTCTGCAGATGATCGGTATCGGTCCCAGTCTGCCGATGGTGTTCCGCCGACTCTGATGTCCACGTATCGTCTGGATCTCGCCTACGACGGAACCGGGTTCCACGGTTGGGCGAAACAGCCCGCCGTCAGGACGATCCAGGGCGAGTTGGAGTCGGCGCTTCGGCGCAGGCTCGGAGATGTCGAGACCGTGGTTGCCGGTCGTACCGATGCCGGCGTGCACGCTCGCGGACAGGTGGTGAGCTTCACGGCCGACAAGGACATCCAGACAGAGAGGCTGGCGCAGTCTCTCAACAAGACGCTCGCTCCGGAGATCGTCGTCTGGGCGTGCCGCAAGGTGCCCGAGGGCTTCAGCGCCCGATTCTCGGCCCTGCATCGCAGCTACAGATATCGTCTGCTCTCGCGGCCGGAGCCCGACCCCTTCCTCTTCCGCACGACCTGGCATGTTCCGTATGAGCTCGATCTGGAGGCGATGAGGCGTGCCGCCGGCCGGATCGTCGGCGAGCACGACTTCGCATCGTTCTGCCGCAGGGCGGAGGGAAGGAGCACCGTGCGGCGAGTGCTCGACTCCGAGTGGGTACGGGACGGAGACATCGTCGAGTTTCGGATCACGGCCACGTCGTTCTGTCAGCGGATGGTTCGATCATTGGTTGCGGTCGGTGTCGAGATCGGGCGAGGCAGAATCTCCGCAGATGAGATCCCGGCCATCATCGCGGCGAGGGATCGGGCGGCTGCCAAGGGGGCGTCCCCACCGCAGGGCCTGATCCTGTGGGAGGTCGGCTATCCGGCCGATTGTTCGTAGGACTGCAAGGATTCCCGGAGCTGGTCGGTCTGCTCGATGCTCACCGTTTCGACGGCGATCCCGAGTTCGGTCGTTCCGAACGGCAACCCGGCACCTTCTCTTCGGTGATTGACGGTCAGCACGTTCGCTCCGAGGTCTGCGATCAAGTTCAGCACGGTGGCAAGTTGCCCCGGAATATCAGGAATCAGAACTCTGAACCATGCGTACCGTCCTGCAGCCTCGAGGCCGTAGCGGAGGACCTTTCCGACGAGAAGGGGGTCGATGTTTCCACCCGACAGCACGATCACACACGGATCGGGTGTGTCGGGGAGCATTCCTTCGAGGAGCGCCGCGACGCCGACCGAACCCGCGCCTTCGACAACCAGCTTGGCTCGCTCCAGCAGCAGCATGACGGCGCGTGCGGCCGCCCGGTCGTCCACGGTGACGATGTCGTCGACGACCTCCTCGATATGCGCGTAGGCAAGCGGAGATGGCACCGGCACGGCGATTCCGTCCGCGACGGTGGGCCGATAGGGCACGGCTACGAGCCTGCCCTGGTTGCGAGAGGCGAGGTAGGGGGCGACCGACTCGATCTCGACTCCGACGATTCGCGTATCGGGGCGCAGCGCCTTGATCGCGACGCCGGTGCCGGAGATCAGGCCGCCACCACCGATCGGGACCACCACCGTGGCTGTATCCGGGAGCTGCTCGATGATCTCGAGGCCGAGGGTGCCTTGACCGGCGATGATGCCCGGGTCGTCGAATGGGTGGATGAACAGAGCTCCGTTTTCGTCGGCGAATCGCCGCGCTGCTTCGACGGCGGCCTGGATGTCCTCTCCGCCGAGGCGGACATCCGCTCCGTAGCTGCGAGTTGCCTCCACCTTTGGGATCGCAGCCGAACGGGGCATGAAGATCGTGGCCGGAATCCCGGCCATCTGGGCTGCGAGCGCGACACCCTGGGCGTGATTCCCTGCAGATCCCGCGACCACGCCCGTGTCCGACGTGAGCTGGCCGATTACGTTGGATGCCCCTCGAATCTTGAATGAGCCCGTCCGCTGCAGGTTCTCGGCTTTCAGCCAGACGTTTCTGCTCGCCATGCGGGAAAACGATGCAGAGTGCAGGAGGGGAGTGATGATCACCGAACCGCGCTGACGCTCACGCGCCGCCAGGATGTCGTCGATGGTGAGCAGGGTCATGGCAGACGCAGGATAGGAGGTTCCCGGGCCGAGGCTGTTTCTCGCACCGGCCACATGCCCGGGAGGCCTCTCATTTGGCGCTTTTGCCCCGCCCGTTCTACCATGTGGCGGCTCCGAGAGTCTCGGAGCGCTTCCTTCGCGAGGTTTCCATGAGGCTGCAAAAGACCTATTCACCCAAGGCTGGTGACGTTCATCGAGAGTGGTTCGTCGTCGACGCCGAGGATCTTCCCCTGGGACGCCTGGCGTCCGAGGTTGCTCGCATCCTGCGTGGCAAACACAAGCCGATGCAGGCTCCACATGTCGACACCGGCGACTTCGTGATCATCATCAACGCGGACAAGGTGCGGGTCAGCGGACGCAACAAGGTCTACTACCGCCACTCGGGATACCCGGGCGGGCTGACCGAAGAGGGCCTCGAGTCCCTGCGGCGACGACGCCCCGAGGAGATCGTGCGGCGAGCGGTCCGGGGGATGCTCCCCAAGAACCGT is from bacterium BMS3Abin02 and encodes:
- a CDS encoding NUDIX domain protein, with amino-acid sequence MDVPALRALLDTIAPFDDREAGYRDRIMALLGGLADPFSRTQFEPGHVTASGFVLSPDRSAILLVLHRKLGRWLQPGGHIEPGDQDIVAAQRREIEEETGICDLQWQGVLDLDVHTFPRRGDDPAHEHFDVRSVFVSGDRGAVAGDGTDDVRWFRFDEIPRGDLSITRPIAKLRSLVTDD
- a CDS encoding Yip1 domain protein; this translates as MLQQMLRAARLDRRVYTELIFDDYATGNAIMVVAGVYALIALASAFSGIPGISLTGVLLVVFGGVIGWLVIGGALWMAGVKLLDGEARFQTVVRLVGFAHTPLIIVAIALPLPSPVSTAVAIVALVWFFAAVTAAAQVLFDFERGRSASAALLAVAVWWVLQMIGIGPSLPMVFRRL
- the truA gene encoding tRNA pseudouridine synthase A, whose amino-acid sequence is MSTYRLDLAYDGTGFHGWAKQPAVRTIQGELESALRRRLGDVETVVAGRTDAGVHARGQVVSFTADKDIQTERLAQSLNKTLAPEIVVWACRKVPEGFSARFSALHRSYRYRLLSRPEPDPFLFRTTWHVPYELDLEAMRRAAGRIVGEHDFASFCRRAEGRSTVRRVLDSEWVRDGDIVEFRITATSFCQRMVRSLVAVGVEIGRGRISADEIPAIIAARDRAAAKGASPPQGLILWEVGYPADCS
- the tdcB gene encoding L-threonine dehydratase catabolic TdcB; the encoded protein is MTLLTIDDILAARERQRGSVIITPLLHSASFSRMASRNVWLKAENLQRTGSFKIRGASNVIGQLTSDTGVVAGSAGNHAQGVALAAQMAGIPATIFMPRSAAIPKVEATRSYGADVRLGGEDIQAAVEAARRFADENGALFIHPFDDPGIIAGQGTLGLEIIEQLPDTATVVVPIGGGGLISGTGVAIKALRPDTRIVGVEIESVAPYLASRNQGRLVAVPYRPTVADGIAVPVPSPLAYAHIEEVVDDIVTVDDRAAARAVMLLLERAKLVVEGAGSVGVAALLEGMLPDTPDPCVIVLSGGNIDPLLVGKVLRYGLEAAGRYAWFRVLIPDIPGQLATVLNLIADLGANVLTVNHRREGAGLPFGTTELGIAVETVSIEQTDQLRESLQSYEQSAG
- the rplM gene encoding 50S ribosomal protein L13, which translates into the protein MALLPRPFYHVAAPRVSERFLREVSMRLQKTYSPKAGDVHREWFVVDAEDLPLGRLASEVARILRGKHKPMQAPHVDTGDFVIIINADKVRVSGRNKVYYRHSGYPGGLTEEGLESLRRRRPEEIVRRAVRGMLPKNRLGRQMLRKLKVHAGPDHPHQAQSPKELTFDIRKVES